The Geobacillus stearothermophilus ATCC 12980 genome contains a region encoding:
- a CDS encoding ribose-phosphate diphosphokinase, which yields MSECQHQLKLFALNSNMRLAKEIAEVMGIELSKCSVSRFSDGEIQINIEESIRGDDVFVIQSTSVPVNEHLMELLIMIDALKRASARTINIVIPYYGYARQDRKARAREPITAKLVANLLETAGASRVITLDLHAPQIQGFFDIPIDHLMGVPILADYFKSKQLDDIVVVSPDHGGVTRARKLADRLKAPLAIIDKRRPRPNAVEVMNIIGQVSGKTAILIDDIIDTAGTIMLAANALVEHGAKEVYACCTHPVLSGPAIERIQSSKIKELVVTNSIALPEEKKIDKIVELSVAPLIAEAITRVYEMKSVSVLFD from the coding sequence ATGTCTGAATGCCAGCACCAACTAAAGTTGTTCGCCCTTAACTCGAACATGAGGCTAGCGAAAGAAATTGCGGAAGTCATGGGGATCGAGCTTAGCAAATGTTCCGTTTCCCGCTTTAGCGACGGGGAGATCCAAATTAACATTGAGGAAAGCATCCGCGGCGACGATGTATTTGTCATTCAATCGACGAGCGTCCCGGTCAATGAGCATTTAATGGAGCTGCTCATTATGATCGATGCGTTAAAGCGGGCGTCAGCGCGTACGATCAATATCGTCATCCCGTATTACGGCTATGCCCGCCAAGATCGGAAAGCGCGGGCGCGCGAGCCGATCACGGCCAAGCTGGTGGCGAACTTGCTTGAGACGGCCGGGGCGTCGCGCGTCATTACGCTTGATTTGCATGCCCCGCAAATCCAAGGGTTTTTTGATATCCCGATCGATCATCTAATGGGCGTGCCGATTTTGGCTGATTATTTTAAAAGCAAACAGTTGGATGACATTGTCGTTGTGTCCCCGGATCACGGCGGCGTAACGCGGGCGCGCAAACTCGCCGACCGTCTGAAAGCGCCATTGGCGATCATCGACAAACGCCGGCCGCGCCCGAACGCGGTGGAAGTGATGAACATTATTGGGCAAGTGAGCGGGAAAACGGCCATTTTGATTGACGACATTATCGACACGGCCGGCACGATTATGCTCGCGGCGAACGCTCTTGTTGAACATGGGGCGAAGGAAGTGTACGCGTGCTGCACCCATCCGGTGCTGTCTGGTCCAGCGATCGAGCGCATTCAAAGTTCCAAAATTAAGGAACTGGTCGTCACCAATTCGATTGCCTTGCCAGAAGAAAAGAAAATTGATAAAATTGTAGAGCTGTCGGTGGCGCCGCTCATTGCTGAAGCGATTACGCGCGTGTATGAAATGAAGTCTGTCAGCGTCCTGTTCGACTAA
- a CDS encoding IS982-like element ISGsp1 family transposase, with translation MQEHFHFTTDPAKLQKQYAAIFCFVSAQLSLIQMYLHRRNRHLVKQEDEVVMAVHLLGKLLGFSSERAWHRFVTGNLFTNGSFLERSRYNRRCGALGFAIKWIRHELAKRGQHHAYAVVDSLPLPLCHPARMQRVKRFRGIADMGYCASKKQWYYGFKLHLQVTNQGLAMGYVVTEASCHDVKAAETVMTQIPHPYNFGDKGYISHALREKLYEEHQAAFWTPSRHNQKHGPSKAWEEWIRKKRKVIETVFSILVDQYRITDIRANSITGFEVALDGILLAYSLVTLGLVER, from the coding sequence ATGCAAGAGCACTTTCATTTTACTACAGATCCAGCCAAACTTCAAAAACAATATGCCGCTATTTTCTGTTTTGTTTCTGCCCAACTGTCGTTGATTCAAATGTATCTTCATCGCCGCAACCGTCACTTGGTCAAGCAAGAAGACGAAGTGGTCATGGCGGTTCACCTTTTGGGGAAGCTGCTGGGCTTTTCTTCCGAACGAGCCTGGCATCGTTTTGTCACGGGAAATTTGTTCACAAACGGCTCGTTTCTTGAACGCTCCCGATACAACCGCCGCTGCGGGGCGCTTGGTTTCGCCATCAAATGGATCCGTCATGAGCTGGCGAAACGTGGCCAACACCATGCTTATGCGGTCGTCGACAGCTTGCCTCTTCCGTTGTGCCATCCCGCAAGAATGCAGCGCGTCAAGCGATTTCGAGGGATCGCGGATATGGGGTATTGTGCTTCCAAAAAGCAATGGTACTACGGTTTCAAGCTGCATCTTCAAGTGACCAATCAAGGGCTGGCCATGGGCTATGTCGTGACGGAAGCGTCCTGCCACGACGTCAAAGCCGCTGAAACGGTGATGACTCAAATCCCTCATCCCTACAACTTTGGGGACAAAGGGTACATCAGCCACGCTCTTCGAGAAAAGCTGTACGAAGAACACCAAGCCGCGTTCTGGACACCGTCTCGACACAATCAAAAGCACGGCCCATCCAAGGCATGGGAAGAATGGATCAGGAAAAAACGCAAAGTCATCGAGACGGTGTTTTCGATTCTCGTAGACCAATACCGGATCACCGACATTCGAGCGAATTCCATTACCGGGTTTGAAGTGGCACTCGATGGCATCTTGTTGGCGTATTCCCTGGTCACACTAGGGCTAGTTGAGCGCTGA
- the spoVG gene encoding septation regulator SpoVG yields MEVTDVRLRRVNTEGRMKAIASITLDNEFVVHDIRVIDGNNGLFVAMPSKRTPDGEFRDIAHPINSATRGKIQEAILAEYHRLGKLEEELEEAGAS; encoded by the coding sequence ATGGAAGTGACAGACGTAAGATTACGCCGCGTCAACACCGAAGGACGGATGAAAGCGATCGCCTCCATTACGTTGGACAATGAGTTCGTTGTCCATGACATCCGCGTCATTGACGGGAATAACGGCTTGTTTGTCGCGATGCCAAGCAAGCGTACACCGGACGGGGAGTTCCGCGATATCGCGCATCCGATCAACTCCGCTACGCGCGGAAAAATTCAAGAGGCGATCTTAGCTGAGTACCACCGCCTCGGGAAGCTGGAAGAAGAACTTGAAGAAGCGGGCGCTTCGTAA
- a CDS encoding small, acid-soluble spore protein, alpha/beta type — MGRRRGVMSQRLKEELAKELGFYDVVQREGWGAIRAKDAGNMVRLAIEQAERQLAGKTE, encoded by the coding sequence TTGGGTCGACGCCGCGGGGTTATGTCGCAACGCTTAAAAGAAGAGCTGGCAAAAGAGCTGGGCTTTTACGATGTCGTGCAGCGTGAAGGGTGGGGAGCCATCCGCGCGAAAGACGCAGGAAATATGGTAAGATTGGCGATTGAACAGGCGGAACGGCAGCTGGCCGGAAAAACGGAATAG
- the veg gene encoding biofilm formation stimulator Veg — translation MPKTLSDIKKALDSNIGRRLTLRANGGRRKMIERCGILAETYPSVFVIELDQKENSFERVSFSYADVLTETVKLTFWDDEQAGGQ, via the coding sequence ATGCCAAAAACTTTATCCGATATTAAAAAAGCGCTGGACTCTAATATCGGGAGACGTTTAACGTTGCGGGCCAACGGCGGACGCAGAAAAATGATCGAGCGTTGCGGCATTTTGGCGGAGACTTACCCATCGGTATTTGTCATTGAACTGGATCAAAAAGAAAACTCGTTTGAACGTGTATCGTTCAGCTACGCCGACGTGTTGACAGAGACCGTAAAGCTGACGTTTTGGGACGATGAGCAAGCAGGGGGGCAGTAG
- the yabG gene encoding sporulation peptidase YabG, giving the protein MDVKIGDIVARKSYQCDVLFRVIDLKEKNGEWEAILYGEDVRLVADAPCSDLVIIDERGQQERKRREIELIEQSYWLFRQDYQMIKQKVEYRATGGYRVEKDFFQIPGCVLHLDGDPLYLRKCMDLYERIGVPVHGVYCEESEMPEKVGSLIEQFRPDILVITGHDSYSKSKGKLHDLKAYRHSRHFVQTVKEARKKVPHLDQLIIFAGACQSHFESLIRAGANFASSPARVNIHALDPVYIVSRLSFTPFTETVDVWDVLRNTLTGEKGLGGVETKGVLRTGMPFRLIEERGENRRN; this is encoded by the coding sequence ATGGACGTCAAAATCGGCGATATTGTCGCCCGCAAGTCTTACCAATGCGACGTATTGTTCCGCGTCATTGACCTTAAAGAAAAGAACGGGGAATGGGAAGCCATTTTATATGGCGAGGACGTGCGGCTTGTGGCCGACGCCCCGTGCAGCGACTTGGTCATTATCGATGAGCGGGGGCAACAAGAACGAAAAAGGCGGGAAATCGAACTGATTGAACAGTCATACTGGCTGTTTCGCCAAGATTATCAGATGATCAAGCAAAAAGTCGAGTATCGGGCAACCGGCGGGTACCGGGTGGAGAAAGATTTTTTTCAAATTCCGGGATGCGTCCTTCATTTGGACGGCGACCCGTTATATTTGCGCAAATGCATGGATTTGTATGAACGGATTGGGGTGCCGGTGCACGGCGTTTACTGTGAGGAAAGCGAGATGCCGGAAAAAGTCGGCTCCTTGATTGAGCAGTTTCGTCCGGATATTTTAGTCATTACCGGTCATGACTCGTATTCAAAGTCAAAAGGGAAGCTTCATGATTTGAAAGCGTACCGCCATTCACGCCATTTTGTTCAAACAGTGAAAGAAGCGCGCAAAAAAGTGCCGCATCTCGATCAGCTCATCATTTTCGCCGGCGCCTGCCAATCGCATTTTGAATCGCTCATCCGCGCGGGGGCGAATTTTGCCAGTTCGCCGGCGCGGGTCAACATTCACGCCTTAGATCCGGTTTATATCGTTTCTCGTCTCAGTTTTACCCCGTTTACGGAAACGGTCGATGTGTGGGATGTGCTTCGCAACACGCTGACCGGGGAAAAAGGGCTGGGTGGAGTCGAGACGAAAGGTGTGCTCCGCACCGGGATGCCGTTTCGCCTGATCGAAGAACGGGGGGAAAACCGCCGCAATTGA
- a CDS encoding RidA family protein: MKKVETTNAPQAIGPYSQAIIVNNMVYSSGQIPLTPEGEMVKGDIQSQTHQVFQNLKAVLEAAGASLDTVVKTTVFLKSMDDFAAMNEVYSQYFPNHKPARSCVEVARLPKDALVEIEVVALVR, from the coding sequence ATGAAAAAAGTGGAAACGACCAATGCGCCGCAAGCGATCGGCCCGTATTCGCAAGCGATCATCGTCAACAATATGGTTTACAGCTCTGGGCAAATTCCGCTCACTCCAGAGGGGGAAATGGTAAAAGGCGACATTCAGTCGCAGACGCATCAAGTGTTTCAAAATTTGAAAGCAGTGCTGGAAGCCGCCGGCGCCTCACTCGACACAGTCGTGAAAACAACCGTTTTTTTAAAAAGCATGGATGATTTTGCGGCCATGAACGAAGTGTACAGTCAATATTTCCCGAACCATAAACCAGCGCGTTCATGCGTTGAGGTGGCTCGGCTGCCGAAAGACGCCCTAGTTGAAATCGAAGTCGTTGCCCTCGTGCGATAA
- the ispE gene encoding 4-(cytidine 5'-diphospho)-2-C-methyl-D-erythritol kinase — protein MRLSIKAPAKINLSLDVLYKRPDGYHEVKMVMTTIDLADRIELIPLPEEDVIRIVSQNRFVPDDCRNLAYQAAKLMKETFSIRQGVAISITKHIPVAAGLAGGSSDAAATLRGLNKLWQLGLTVRELAELGAQIGSDVAFCVYGGTAVATGRGEIITPIPSPPPCWVVLAKPPIGVSTADVYRNLQLEHVCHPDVDAMVKAIERQDYEGICRLVGNVLEEVTLKKYPEVAHIKEQMKRFGADAVLMSGSGPTVFGLIEHDSRMQRVYNGLRGFCDQVFAVRLLGERHSLD, from the coding sequence GTGAGGCTGTCGATCAAAGCGCCGGCAAAAATTAATTTATCACTTGATGTTCTTTATAAACGCCCCGATGGTTACCATGAAGTGAAAATGGTGATGACGACGATCGATTTGGCGGACCGCATTGAGCTTATTCCGCTGCCTGAGGAGGATGTGATCCGCATTGTGTCGCAAAACCGCTTTGTGCCGGATGATTGCCGCAATTTGGCGTACCAGGCGGCGAAACTGATGAAGGAGACGTTTTCGATCCGCCAAGGGGTGGCCATTTCGATTACGAAGCATATTCCGGTGGCGGCCGGCCTGGCAGGGGGAAGCAGCGACGCGGCCGCAACGTTGCGCGGGCTCAACAAGCTTTGGCAGCTCGGATTGACCGTCCGGGAATTGGCTGAGCTTGGTGCGCAAATCGGCTCGGATGTTGCGTTTTGCGTCTACGGCGGAACAGCTGTGGCGACCGGGCGCGGCGAAATCATCACCCCCATCCCGTCGCCGCCGCCATGCTGGGTGGTGTTGGCCAAGCCCCCAATTGGCGTGTCGACGGCCGATGTGTACCGAAATTTGCAGCTTGAGCATGTCTGCCATCCGGATGTCGATGCAATGGTGAAAGCGATCGAACGGCAAGATTATGAGGGCATTTGCCGGTTGGTCGGCAACGTGTTGGAGGAAGTGACCTTAAAAAAATATCCGGAAGTTGCGCATATTAAAGAGCAAATGAAACGGTTCGGAGCTGATGCGGTGCTGATGAGCGGAAGCGGGCCGACAGTGTTTGGGCTGATCGAGCATGATTCGAGAATGCAGCGGGTGTATAACGGACTGCGGGGCTTTTGCGATCAAGTGTTTGCGGTCAGGCTGTTGGGGGAGCGGCATTCGCTTGATTAA
- the pth gene encoding aminoacyl-tRNA hydrolase produces MKLFVGLGNPGKEYEQTRHNIGFFVIDELAKRWDVSLKTAKFRGLFGTASVSGEKVALCKPLTYMNLSGECVRPLIDYYGIAIEDVIVIYDDLDLPPGKIRLRLKGSSGGHNGVKSLIHHLGTEQFKRIRIGIGRPASGQPVADYVLSRFTEEEKPAVAEAVLRAADACEQAVAAPFTQVMNEFNKYPWC; encoded by the coding sequence TTGAAGCTGTTTGTCGGGCTTGGAAATCCGGGCAAGGAATACGAGCAAACGCGGCACAACATCGGTTTTTTCGTCATTGATGAGCTGGCCAAACGTTGGGACGTTTCGTTGAAAACCGCCAAGTTCCGCGGCCTGTTCGGAACGGCGTCCGTTTCCGGCGAAAAAGTGGCATTATGCAAACCGTTGACATATATGAATTTATCAGGGGAATGTGTTCGCCCGCTCATCGATTACTATGGCATCGCCATTGAAGATGTCATTGTCATTTACGATGACCTCGATCTTCCGCCAGGAAAAATCCGCCTTCGCTTGAAAGGGAGCTCCGGCGGTCACAACGGTGTCAAATCGCTTATCCATCACCTCGGCACCGAGCAGTTTAAGCGCATTCGCATCGGCATCGGCCGGCCGGCCAGCGGGCAGCCGGTGGCGGATTATGTGCTCAGCCGTTTTACGGAGGAGGAGAAGCCGGCGGTCGCTGAAGCGGTTTTGCGGGCTGCCGATGCGTGCGAACAGGCGGTGGCGGCGCCGTTTACCCAGGTGATGAACGAGTTTAACAAGTACCCGTGGTGCTAG
- a CDS encoding anti-sigma-F factor Fin family protein, translated as MALHYYCRHCGARVGTIEQVSVYSEKLGFHHLTEEERLDMISYKPNGDIHVKTICEDCQEALARNPEWHQYEKFIH; from the coding sequence ATGGCATTGCATTACTATTGCCGCCATTGCGGCGCCAGAGTCGGAACTATTGAACAGGTATCCGTCTATAGCGAAAAGCTCGGATTCCACCATTTAACGGAAGAGGAACGGCTTGATATGATTTCGTACAAGCCGAACGGGGATATTCACGTCAAAACCATTTGCGAAGACTGTCAAGAAGCGTTGGCGCGAAATCCGGAGTGGCATCAATACGAAAAATTTATCCATTAG
- the purR gene encoding pur operon repressor produces the protein MKLRRSGRLVDMTHYLLERPHQLIPLTFFADRYESAKSSISEDLTIIKQTFERQGIGTVRTLPGAAGGVQYIPKMAAGEAEEVIAYLCEQLSRPDRLLPGGYLYMTDILGDPRIMNKIGRLYASMFADRPVDVVMTIATNGIPLAYAIANFLYVPVVIVRHDNKVTEGPMVSINYVSGSSKRIQTMVLSKRSLAEGANVLIVDDFMKAGGTINGMVSLLQEFNGNVSGIGVLVESEEAKERLVDEYISLVKLLAVDVKEKRIAVKEGNYKAFF, from the coding sequence ATGAAGCTTAGGCGAAGCGGCCGTTTAGTCGATATGACGCATTATCTTCTCGAACGGCCACATCAGCTCATTCCGCTGACGTTTTTTGCCGATCGGTACGAATCGGCCAAATCATCGATCAGCGAAGACTTGACGATTATTAAACAAACGTTTGAGCGGCAAGGAATCGGGACGGTTCGGACGCTGCCCGGCGCGGCCGGCGGCGTGCAATACATTCCGAAAATGGCTGCCGGGGAGGCGGAGGAAGTGATCGCCTATTTGTGCGAGCAATTGTCGCGCCCGGACCGGCTTCTTCCCGGCGGATATTTGTATATGACCGACATTCTTGGCGACCCCCGTATTATGAACAAAATCGGCCGCCTTTATGCGTCGATGTTTGCCGACCGTCCGGTGGATGTCGTTATGACCATTGCCACCAATGGAATTCCGCTCGCATATGCGATCGCCAATTTTTTGTATGTGCCGGTTGTGATTGTCCGCCATGACAATAAAGTGACGGAAGGGCCGATGGTGAGCATCAACTACGTATCCGGCTCGTCCAAACGCATCCAAACAATGGTTTTGTCGAAGCGCAGCCTGGCGGAGGGAGCCAACGTGCTGATTGTCGATGACTTCATGAAAGCGGGCGGCACGATCAACGGTATGGTCAGCTTATTGCAAGAGTTTAACGGCAACGTCTCCGGCATCGGTGTGCTCGTTGAGTCTGAGGAAGCAAAAGAGCGGCTTGTCGACGAGTACATCTCGCTCGTCAAACTGTTGGCGGTGGACGTGAAAGAAAAGCGGATCGCCGTCAAGGAAGGCAATTACAAAGCGTTTTTTTAG
- a CDS encoding 50S ribosomal protein L25/general stress protein Ctc, translated as MAIVLEAKERTDKKRSTLRRIRSQGGIPAILYGKKVENKMIFVSAAELEKVLREGGRTSLITLKVGGDDYSVLLRELQRDPLRGELLHADFQAVDMSTEVDIDVEVRLVGEAPGVKDGGVLQQNLHELSIRVLPANIPPAIEVDISGLQVGDTVTVGDVQTDGKFEINHEPSEVIATILPPQQEEEIHSGEQQEPGQPDAEEGRETTPEK; from the coding sequence ATGGCGATTGTGTTGGAAGCGAAAGAACGCACAGACAAAAAACGTTCGACATTGCGGCGTATTCGTTCGCAAGGGGGCATTCCAGCGATTTTGTACGGCAAAAAAGTCGAAAACAAAATGATTTTTGTCAGCGCTGCTGAATTGGAGAAGGTGCTTCGTGAAGGTGGGCGCACGAGCTTGATAACATTGAAAGTCGGCGGCGACGACTATTCGGTGCTCTTGCGCGAGCTGCAGCGCGATCCGCTGCGCGGCGAGCTCCTTCACGCTGATTTTCAAGCGGTCGACATGTCGACAGAAGTCGATATTGACGTAGAAGTCCGATTGGTGGGCGAAGCGCCGGGGGTAAAAGACGGCGGCGTGTTGCAGCAAAACTTGCATGAGTTGTCGATCCGCGTCTTGCCGGCGAACATTCCGCCAGCGATTGAAGTGGACATCTCCGGTTTGCAAGTCGGCGATACCGTCACGGTTGGCGATGTGCAGACAGATGGAAAATTTGAAATTAACCATGAACCTTCCGAAGTGATTGCGACGATCTTGCCGCCGCAGCAGGAAGAGGAAATCCATAGCGGCGAGCAGCAAGAGCCGGGGCAGCCTGATGCCGAGGAAGGAAGAGAGACGACGCCAGAAAAGTGA
- the glmU gene encoding bifunctional UDP-N-acetylglucosamine diphosphorylase/glucosamine-1-phosphate N-acetyltransferase GlmU: MKRYAVVLAAGQGTRMKSKQYKVLHPVCGKPMVQHVMDQVSKLGVEKTVTVVGFGAEQVKEQLGAQCEYALQEEQLGTAHAVMQAAPYLQGLEGVTIVVCGDTPLITAETMKALVEHHLAAKAKATVLTAIADDPAGYGRIVRNSAGGVEKIVEHKDANEEERAIREINTGTYCFDNQTLFQALINVTNNNAQGEYYLTDVIEIIKAGGGTVSAYQAPSFEETIGVNDRIALAEAERIMRERICRRHMENGVTIIDPGCTYISADATIGRDTVIYPGTVIEGETVIGEDCTIGPHAEIKNCHIGHRTSIRHSVAHDSEIGNDVTIGPFAHIRPLSKIDDEVRIGNFVEVKKSTFGKGSKASHLSYIGDAQVGADVNLGCGSITVNYDGVHKYMTKIEDGAFIGCNVNLIAPVTVGRGAYVAAGSTITDDVPGRALAIARARQVNKEHYVDRLPGKKKS, from the coding sequence ATGAAGCGATATGCGGTCGTTTTGGCGGCCGGACAAGGAACGCGGATGAAGTCGAAGCAGTATAAGGTGCTTCATCCCGTTTGCGGCAAGCCAATGGTTCAGCACGTCATGGATCAAGTATCCAAACTTGGGGTGGAAAAAACCGTCACGGTCGTTGGATTTGGGGCGGAGCAGGTGAAAGAGCAGCTTGGCGCCCAATGCGAGTACGCATTGCAAGAGGAACAGCTTGGGACGGCGCATGCGGTGATGCAGGCAGCCCCATATTTGCAAGGTCTCGAAGGGGTGACGATCGTCGTCTGCGGAGACACGCCGCTCATCACCGCTGAGACGATGAAGGCGCTCGTCGAGCACCATTTGGCCGCCAAAGCGAAGGCGACGGTATTGACAGCCATCGCTGACGACCCGGCTGGATATGGCCGCATCGTTCGCAACAGTGCCGGCGGCGTTGAAAAAATTGTTGAACATAAAGATGCGAATGAAGAGGAACGGGCTATTCGCGAGATTAACACTGGAACGTATTGCTTTGACAACCAAACATTGTTTCAAGCGCTTATAAACGTGACAAACAACAACGCCCAAGGGGAATATTATTTAACCGACGTGATTGAAATTATCAAAGCGGGCGGCGGCACAGTATCCGCTTATCAGGCGCCGTCATTTGAGGAAACGATCGGGGTCAATGACCGCATCGCCCTTGCCGAGGCGGAGCGGATCATGCGCGAGCGCATTTGCCGCCGGCATATGGAAAACGGGGTTACGATCATCGACCCGGGCTGCACGTATATTTCCGCCGACGCGACGATTGGCCGTGATACGGTCATTTATCCCGGCACAGTCATCGAAGGCGAAACAGTGATCGGCGAGGATTGCACGATTGGACCGCATGCGGAAATTAAAAACTGTCATATCGGCCACCGCACGTCCATCCGCCATTCGGTCGCCCATGACAGCGAGATCGGCAACGATGTCACGATCGGCCCGTTCGCCCATATCCGTCCGCTGTCGAAAATTGATGACGAGGTGCGGATCGGCAATTTTGTCGAGGTGAAAAAATCGACGTTCGGCAAAGGAAGCAAAGCCTCGCATTTAAGCTATATCGGCGACGCGCAAGTCGGCGCCGATGTCAACCTTGGTTGCGGGTCGATTACCGTCAACTATGATGGCGTGCATAAGTATATGACCAAAATTGAAGACGGGGCGTTTATCGGCTGCAACGTCAACTTGATTGCCCCGGTTACGGTCGGCCGGGGCGCTTACGTCGCCGCCGGATCGACGATCACCGACGACGTTCCCGGCCGCGCCCTCGCCATCGCCCGCGCCCGGCAAGTCAATAAAGAACATTATGTTGATCGCCTGCCAGGCAAGAAAAAATCTTAA